A genomic window from Candidatus Nitrosotenuis uzonensis includes:
- a CDS encoding beta-CASP ribonuclease aCPSF1 — protein MQRKQQEKEAHSSAQTVMATILQSIPKEAQVSKIDYEGPRIALYTKSPLYLMEHNEIISDLVNIIKKRIVVRTEESIRKTEEEARQIIAKALPKEAELAGTFFDNATGEVSVEVKRPWILHNNPAFNVAQVTEAAGWRLRIRKATSIQSSTIQAINYNLKVSSSDRAKHLKQIGENIFRPRLAQKSEVSLLTLGGFGQVGRSCMLLTTPESKILLDCGVNPGARTPAESFPRLDWANLTLDEIDAIVISHAHLDHTGFLPVLCKYGYKGPIYCTEPTLPMMNLIQLDAIKVASAQGRAPLYAERDVKQIMKQTITIPYGTVTDIAPDMKLVFSNAGHILGSATCHFHIGNGDHNFVYTGDLKFGKSILFESASWNFPRVETLLIESTYGAREDVQPTRQEVESAFINAVNNTLVDGGKVLIPIPAVGRAQEIMMVIDHYMKAGQMVEAPVFMEGMISEASAIHESYPEYLARELRQKILETDDNPFDSEYFTNIEHSDAREEPLRDGTPCIILATSGMLEGGPVLEYFRNIAPGNKNKIIFVSYQVNGTLGRRVLDGAKQVSMLGREGKVEVVNVNCSMIKLDGFSGHSDYNQLLSFVHKLRPKLRRVLVNHGERRKCENLAMNIRRMFRVPAHYPQVQEAIKLF, from the coding sequence ATGCAACGAAAACAACAGGAAAAGGAAGCACATTCATCAGCCCAAACTGTAATGGCAACCATACTGCAGAGTATCCCAAAAGAGGCCCAAGTCTCCAAGATAGATTACGAGGGGCCGCGCATCGCATTATACACAAAGTCACCGCTATACCTCATGGAACACAATGAGATTATATCGGATCTTGTCAACATAATCAAAAAGCGAATTGTGGTAAGAACCGAAGAATCGATAAGAAAGACAGAAGAGGAGGCAAGGCAGATAATCGCAAAGGCGCTTCCAAAGGAGGCAGAGCTTGCCGGAACTTTCTTTGATAATGCAACAGGCGAGGTGTCAGTAGAAGTAAAAAGGCCGTGGATTTTGCACAACAATCCTGCTTTTAATGTGGCGCAAGTCACAGAAGCCGCGGGTTGGCGCCTCCGCATAAGGAAGGCAACAAGCATCCAGTCAAGTACCATTCAGGCTATCAATTACAATCTAAAGGTCTCCTCATCAGACAGGGCAAAACACCTCAAACAGATAGGGGAGAACATATTCAGACCAAGACTTGCACAAAAGTCAGAAGTCTCGCTTCTGACTTTGGGCGGATTCGGCCAGGTCGGAAGGTCTTGCATGCTTTTAACAACTCCTGAGAGCAAGATTCTCCTTGACTGCGGTGTAAACCCGGGAGCACGTACCCCGGCAGAATCTTTTCCAAGGTTGGACTGGGCAAATCTCACTCTTGACGAAATTGATGCAATCGTGATCAGTCACGCACATCTTGATCATACCGGGTTTCTTCCTGTTTTGTGCAAGTATGGATACAAGGGGCCAATTTACTGTACGGAGCCCACATTGCCCATGATGAATTTGATTCAGCTTGATGCAATTAAAGTAGCATCTGCGCAAGGTAGAGCCCCACTTTATGCTGAGCGAGATGTCAAACAGATAATGAAACAGACCATAACTATTCCATATGGAACAGTAACTGACATAGCGCCCGATATGAAATTGGTTTTCTCAAATGCCGGACACATATTAGGTTCGGCCACATGTCATTTCCACATTGGAAATGGTGATCATAATTTTGTCTACACTGGTGATCTAAAGTTCGGCAAGAGTATTTTGTTTGAGAGTGCCTCATGGAATTTTCCACGTGTTGAAACCTTGCTCATAGAGAGCACTTATGGTGCAAGGGAGGACGTGCAGCCTACAAGGCAGGAAGTAGAGTCGGCTTTCATTAATGCGGTAAACAACACGCTGGTAGATGGGGGCAAGGTACTCATCCCAATTCCTGCTGTAGGAAGAGCACAAGAAATAATGATGGTAATAGATCACTACATGAAGGCAGGCCAGATGGTTGAGGCTCCTGTATTCATGGAGGGAATGATCTCCGAGGCTTCCGCCATTCATGAATCATACCCAGAATATTTAGCAAGGGAGCTGCGACAGAAGATTTTGGAAACTGATGATAATCCATTTGATTCAGAATACTTTACAAATATCGAGCATTCCGATGCACGTGAAGAGCCATTAAGGGATGGAACCCCGTGTATTATTTTGGCAACTTCTGGAATGCTTGAAGGTGGCCCAGTTCTTGAATATTTCAGAAACATTGCGCCAGGAAACAAGAACAAGATCATATTTGTTTCCTATCAAGTTAACGGAACGCTTGGACGCAGGGTCTTGGACGGAGCAAAACAAGTCTCAATGCTTGGCCGAGAAGGCAAGGTGGAAGTTGTAAACGTGAATTGTTCCATGATAAAGCTTGATGGCTTTTCAGGCCACAGTGATTACAATCAACTTCTCTCGTTCGTGCACAAGCTCAGACCGAAGCTTAGACGTGTCCTGGTTAACCATGGAGAGCGAAGAAAATGCGAGAACTTAGCTATGAACATACGTAGAATGTTCAGGGTACCAGCCCATTACCCGCAGGTCCAAGAGGCCATCAAGCTGTTTTAG
- the sepF gene encoding cell division protein SepF, with protein MQKQESPTYLKAITIRDPSDIHSIKEDMKKNMILILRVTPLAQKDVEQLRKLVEELYAQAKNYNADIARLGEERIIVTPPDVKIWKPEYDLK; from the coding sequence ATGCAAAAGCAGGAAAGCCCAACTTATCTGAAAGCAATCACAATTCGTGATCCGAGCGATATCCATTCAATCAAAGAGGACATGAAAAAAAACATGATACTCATCCTCCGGGTCACACCGCTGGCACAAAAAGATGTCGAGCAGCTCAGAAAGCTAGTTGAAGAACTTTATGCGCAAGCAAAAAACTACAACGCAGACATTGCAAGATTGGGAGAAGAGCGAATCATAGTGACTCCTCCGGACGTCAAAATATGGAAACCAGAATACGATCTAAAATAA
- a CDS encoding stage II sporulation protein M has product MLKKRILYFFVFLGVFSAAFSLGAEMEVPEEEAQIFLDEFNKLLTALQTGNFGFEIFMHNTEIALAMFIPGFGIGWGIFSAFSTGFAFAALATTAPFLAQIPPLALIFATPFGIMELAAYSIAMSRSFLLILGLFKKMPIRQQIKPLLIEIGIVVGLLLAGGIIEAYMIETFSESNGPLRIN; this is encoded by the coding sequence GTGCTAAAGAAAAGAATACTGTATTTTTTTGTATTCCTAGGTGTCTTTTCAGCAGCCTTTTCGCTCGGTGCAGAGATGGAGGTTCCTGAAGAAGAAGCACAGATCTTTCTGGACGAATTCAACAAACTCCTGACTGCACTACAGACAGGCAACTTTGGATTTGAGATCTTCATGCACAATACTGAGATCGCACTTGCAATGTTTATACCAGGATTTGGAATCGGGTGGGGGATTTTCTCAGCGTTTTCTACAGGCTTTGCCTTTGCGGCGCTTGCAACCACTGCACCGTTTCTGGCCCAAATCCCGCCCCTTGCCCTGATCTTTGCTACTCCGTTTGGAATAATGGAGCTTGCTGCATACTCGATTGCAATGTCGCGCAGCTTTCTGCTAATATTGGGCCTTTTCAAGAAAATGCCAATCAGGCAGCAGATAAAACCACTTCTAATTGAAATCGGAATAGTGGTTGGACTTTTGCTTGCAGGAGGAATAATCGAGGCGTACATGATTGAGACCTTCTCCGAATCTAACGGCCCACTCAGGATAAATTAG
- a CDS encoding class I SAM-dependent methyltransferase, whose amino-acid sequence MAGLKTRKLYTEYKKRLIKTWNEIAPRYHRRWAKDGVGPFKSTDEIIKLAQIRHGDTVLDVACGTGAVTKKILSKIGPQGRVVGIDSSQTAIYIAKNYVKNRSADFIIADAECIHFNEKFDKVTCQYALFFFPDSQKVLRNIKRCMKNNGTLALAVHGNGNTVPFFSSIVDVVTKFIPDYLPKGAPSLDRFGTIQELKREAAKAGFSNIKIMQYQYKYSPGTFAEYWKNYLRYLATPLKQKICELEKKDLKQMKEEIRTKTLPFTKKDGRIVFPWKVLILVAKKP is encoded by the coding sequence ATGGCAGGACTCAAGACACGTAAGCTCTATACTGAATACAAAAAAAGACTGATAAAAACTTGGAATGAAATCGCACCAAGATATCATCGGAGGTGGGCAAAAGACGGCGTAGGCCCATTCAAGAGTACCGACGAAATTATAAAATTGGCACAAATCCGTCATGGCGACACTGTACTTGATGTTGCATGCGGTACTGGAGCTGTAACAAAAAAAATCCTCTCAAAAATTGGCCCGCAAGGACGTGTAGTAGGAATTGATAGCTCTCAGACCGCAATATACATAGCAAAAAATTATGTCAAAAACAGAAGCGCGGATTTTATTATAGCTGATGCAGAATGTATTCATTTTAATGAAAAGTTTGACAAGGTAACATGTCAATATGCACTATTTTTCTTTCCAGACTCACAAAAAGTACTCAGAAACATAAAACGTTGTATGAAAAATAACGGAACGCTTGCATTGGCAGTTCATGGAAATGGTAATACGGTACCATTTTTTAGCAGCATTGTTGATGTGGTCACAAAGTTTATCCCCGATTACCTGCCCAAGGGCGCTCCATCCCTTGATAGGTTCGGAACAATACAGGAACTAAAAAGGGAAGCAGCAAAAGCAGGATTTTCAAACATCAAAATCATGCAATATCAATACAAATACTCACCTGGAACATTTGCAGAATATTGGAAAAACTACCTGCGGTATCTTGCGACTCCGCTAAAACAAAAGATATGCGAACTGGAAAAAAAAGACCTTAAACAAATGAAAGAAGAGATCAGAACAAAAACCCTACCTTTCACAAAAAAAGACGGCCGGATCGTCTTTCCATGGAAGGTGCTCATACTTGTTGCTAAAAAACCATAA
- a CDS encoding DNA-directed DNA polymerase II small subunit has product MIKDVGAALDFALNKGFQIHPDALKVLEQIDVKDLENIIKQVVREKEKQRLYLISQKDLEVFLGISEDEVIDSDHEIIFDPTPKIASAEGVAGFNALFASRFSKLKKIVSNRPESKMLKQISAVMSVKSKDEVYVCGLVTDRKTDRNVTRITLEDNTGLIETIVLDENLKDVAASLLMDQFVMEKIVASKNGGFIVKDIILPDIPDHAPNRSRTEAYALFLSDMHIGSKYFMEREFSEMISWLSSQDPIARKVRFVVIGGDVIDGVGIYPNQDKELVAPDTATQMKMLFEALDKIPKHIKVFVSPGNHDPGRRALPQPAIPAKYSHDMWGRRNFFMVGNPAMISLNGVKVLIFHGQSIDDIVKTTPGLSYDNPAKVMQYLLKARHLSPIYGAQTPIAPELEDLMVIDDVPDIFHTGHVHVIGLDLYRGVLLVNSGAWQSQTPFQAGVGVTPTSAVAVLVNLKTFKVYTKDFVPKAI; this is encoded by the coding sequence ATGATAAAAGATGTAGGGGCTGCGCTTGATTTTGCCTTAAACAAGGGATTCCAAATTCATCCAGATGCACTCAAGGTTTTAGAGCAGATTGATGTCAAGGATTTGGAAAACATAATCAAGCAGGTAGTTAGAGAGAAGGAAAAGCAGCGGCTCTATCTTATCTCACAAAAGGATTTGGAAGTATTTTTGGGCATATCTGAGGACGAAGTGATTGATTCTGACCATGAGATTATCTTTGATCCCACGCCCAAAATTGCCTCTGCCGAAGGCGTTGCAGGATTTAACGCCCTTTTTGCCAGCAGGTTTTCGAAATTAAAGAAAATAGTCTCGAACAGGCCTGAATCAAAGATGCTAAAGCAGATCTCTGCAGTCATGTCTGTCAAATCAAAGGACGAGGTCTACGTATGCGGGCTTGTTACAGATAGAAAAACGGATAGAAATGTAACCAGAATCACGCTTGAGGACAACACGGGTCTAATTGAAACTATAGTGTTAGATGAGAATCTAAAAGATGTCGCAGCTTCATTGCTCATGGACCAGTTTGTCATGGAAAAAATAGTGGCAAGTAAGAATGGCGGCTTTATCGTCAAGGATATAATATTGCCAGATATCCCCGATCATGCACCCAACCGCTCAAGGACTGAGGCTTATGCATTGTTTTTGTCAGACATGCATATAGGTAGCAAGTATTTTATGGAAAGAGAGTTCTCCGAGATGATCTCGTGGCTTTCAAGCCAAGACCCCATAGCGCGCAAAGTAAGATTCGTAGTTATTGGTGGGGATGTTATCGACGGCGTAGGTATCTATCCTAATCAGGATAAAGAGCTTGTGGCTCCAGATACGGCAACTCAGATGAAGATGCTCTTTGAGGCGCTTGATAAGATACCAAAACACATCAAAGTGTTCGTTTCGCCTGGAAATCACGATCCTGGTAGGCGCGCGCTACCACAGCCTGCAATACCAGCAAAATACAGTCATGATATGTGGGGCCGCAGGAACTTTTTCATGGTTGGCAACCCTGCAATGATCTCGCTAAACGGTGTCAAAGTGCTCATATTCCACGGACAGAGTATAGATGACATAGTAAAGACAACCCCGGGTCTTAGCTACGATAATCCTGCAAAGGTCATGCAGTATCTTCTGAAGGCAAGGCATCTGAGCCCAATTTACGGGGCACAAACTCCGATTGCGCCTGAGCTTGAGGATTTGATGGTAATAGATGATGTGCCCGATATCTTTCACACAGGACACGTTCATGTAATAGGATTGGATTTGTACAGGGGCGTGTTACTTGTAAACTCTGGTGCTTGGCAGTCACAGACTCCATTTCAGGCTGGGGTAGGAGTAACTCCAACGTCGGCAGTTGCGGTTTTGGTCAATCTAAAGACGTTCAAGGTCTACACCAAGGATTTTGTACCAAAGGCAATTTAG
- a CDS encoding peptidylprolyl isomerase, translating into MKLGIAVIPILLIVLLAVPQAFAETRISDKVVVLHTPSGEMVIELFPDDAPVTVENFLNLTEHQFYDRTIFHRVIKDFMIQGGDPKTKPGAYKKVEEWGTGDAGYLIPGEFNNIMHKRGIVSMARGLDPDSGSSQFFIVHKDSPHLDRNYAAFGRLATNSSYATLDKIANLETGGQATNDIPLNWGQGEILKAEVKQRSEIPDLLDLGEPQRVDTPSEQMPQKYSNEKLGISFDAPAGWLVQEPPKRNSQTPDIVAVGSKIGGFTPAISVSILDANGTSITDYAESIKKSLKPAIEAGTVKIISEESSTINGNEAFIRYVDGNFDMDSGLINVKFKEVVIKKDDKFYVLTYTNSENDFAKSEPKFQAVIDTFQISTSYATPPTKTSDEKNGGCLIATAAYGTEMSSQVQMLRELRQNVLFSTGSGTAFMTAFNHIYYSFSPTISDLERQSPLFKELVRITITPMLSTLSILSYADVHSEQQVMGYGIGIILLNILMYFALPAMLLVKLRSSKKLV; encoded by the coding sequence TTGAAACTAGGCATAGCAGTAATTCCGATCTTGCTTATTGTATTACTTGCTGTACCACAAGCATTTGCAGAGACTCGTATATCTGACAAGGTGGTGGTATTGCATACTCCGTCTGGAGAGATGGTAATTGAGCTTTTTCCTGATGATGCACCTGTGACAGTTGAAAATTTCCTCAACCTCACAGAACACCAATTCTATGACAGAACGATCTTTCACAGGGTGATCAAGGACTTTATGATTCAGGGAGGCGACCCAAAAACAAAACCTGGTGCCTACAAAAAAGTGGAAGAGTGGGGAACTGGTGATGCCGGTTACTTGATTCCCGGGGAATTTAACAACATAATGCACAAGAGAGGAATAGTCTCAATGGCAAGGGGGCTTGATCCTGACAGCGGAAGCTCACAGTTCTTTATCGTGCACAAGGACTCTCCACACCTTGATAGAAACTATGCAGCGTTTGGAAGATTAGCTACAAACTCTAGCTATGCCACACTTGATAAGATTGCCAATTTAGAAACTGGAGGCCAGGCAACTAACGACATACCTCTGAACTGGGGGCAGGGTGAGATCCTAAAAGCCGAGGTAAAACAAAGATCAGAGATTCCTGATCTGCTTGATCTTGGAGAACCACAAAGAGTCGACACTCCATCAGAGCAGATGCCACAAAAATATTCTAATGAAAAACTGGGAATATCATTTGATGCACCAGCTGGTTGGCTTGTACAAGAACCACCAAAAAGAAACTCACAAACACCTGATATTGTAGCTGTTGGCTCAAAAATCGGCGGATTTACACCGGCGATCTCTGTATCCATACTTGATGCTAATGGCACGTCAATTACCGACTATGCAGAATCCATTAAAAAATCACTAAAACCTGCAATTGAAGCAGGCACGGTAAAGATCATAAGCGAAGAGAGCTCCACTATCAACGGCAACGAAGCATTCATCAGATATGTTGACGGAAATTTTGACATGGACTCAGGACTTATCAACGTAAAATTCAAGGAAGTAGTTATCAAAAAAGATGACAAATTCTACGTGCTGACCTACACCAATAGCGAAAATGACTTTGCAAAATCCGAACCAAAATTTCAGGCAGTAATCGACACATTCCAAATATCCACATCCTATGCCACACCACCAACAAAAACATCAGATGAGAAGAACGGTGGGTGTCTCATCGCCACGGCAGCATACGGAACAGAAATGTCGTCCCAAGTCCAGATGCTCAGAGAATTACGCCAAAACGTCCTGTTTTCCACTGGCTCTGGAACTGCCTTTATGACTGCATTCAACCACATTTACTATTCGTTCAGCCCAACAATTTCTGACTTGGAGCGACAAAGCCCACTTTTCAAGGAGCTCGTAAGGATAACAATCACCCCTATGCTATCCACACTATCCATTCTAAGCTACGCTGACGTGCACTCTGAACAACAAGTCATGGGCTATGGAATTGGAATAATATTGCTCAATATCCTGATGTATTTTGCATTGCCTGCAATGCTGCTGGTAAAACTGAGATCATCTAAGAAACTAGTGTAG
- a CDS encoding cupredoxin domain-containing protein, protein MAVILSYQPAEAQIAANKAYSLTGNGFAVSERSITDTNIELIFTSGQKKTNVDLSLSSMLFATDGKEMTISGFSGTALRNGQIITISSTATGTDGKQYSLKALGRLVGKTTTDSIYTISGTLTDPSRKSTKLFYTAMISEFAIAPTQTTQKSDVVVKILKGAANPEDRTYVDQQAGFSFRYLSEDRLTIPPGTKITFINEDTQSHSLESGTANYNSRKKTFTSDGKISSSEILPGRSWTVTFDEQGFYRLFDKKYQWIDMTIFVIDSSKVQSPKTQIN, encoded by the coding sequence ATGGCAGTGATTCTGTCGTACCAGCCGGCAGAGGCGCAGATTGCTGCAAATAAAGCATACTCACTTACAGGCAACGGCTTTGCGGTCTCTGAACGGTCTATCACCGATACTAACATTGAGCTCATTTTCACATCAGGACAGAAGAAAACAAATGTAGATCTTTCATTATCTAGCATGCTGTTTGCCACTGACGGAAAAGAAATGACCATCTCAGGATTTAGTGGCACGGCGCTGCGGAACGGGCAAATAATCACGATAAGCTCTACTGCAACTGGTACCGATGGAAAACAATACTCACTCAAGGCACTTGGAAGGCTTGTCGGTAAAACCACAACAGACTCGATATACACCATATCTGGAACTCTTACTGATCCTTCTAGAAAATCAACAAAGCTCTTTTACACTGCAATGATCTCCGAATTTGCAATCGCTCCAACCCAGACTACGCAGAAATCAGACGTGGTCGTAAAAATATTGAAGGGAGCTGCAAACCCAGAAGATCGGACCTACGTAGACCAACAAGCTGGATTCAGTTTTAGATATCTCTCAGAGGATAGATTGACAATACCTCCTGGAACCAAGATCACGTTCATAAACGAGGATACACAATCACATTCGCTGGAAAGTGGCACTGCCAATTACAACTCAAGAAAAAAGACGTTTACTTCGGATGGCAAGATCTCAAGTAGTGAAATCCTACCGGGAAGATCGTGGACAGTAACATTTGATGAACAGGGATTTTACAGGCTATTTGATAAAAAATACCAATGGATAGACATGACGATCTTCGTTATTGATAGCTCCAAGGTCCAGTCTCCAAAGACCCAGATTAACTAG
- the cbiE gene encoding precorrin-6y C5,15-methyltransferase (decarboxylating) subunit CbiE has protein sequence MTNVFAVGVGPGSSKYVTEIVKDIIQNCDVVIGYKYTLKTIESLLGGKEVYEVTMKDQEDTYQKVARNLGEKKLVIPFTGDVNFSESEVVDRLVEIFGKIQIVPGVSAVQVAAARSQVPLDKSRVITMHVTTSIEDKKLDLQKALIDGYSVVLVPRPWPRMPEKHFMQSEIAKYLKRNGFDTSRLKVHVYEFLTTEKETEFVGTVQELEGREFSDLSVMVINQTKLESYINFKD, from the coding sequence TTGACAAATGTTTTTGCCGTTGGCGTCGGACCTGGATCCAGCAAGTATGTGACAGAAATTGTAAAAGACATTATACAAAATTGCGATGTTGTCATAGGTTACAAGTATACACTCAAAACAATAGAGTCGCTCCTTGGTGGAAAGGAAGTCTATGAGGTGACTATGAAGGATCAGGAGGACACATACCAGAAGGTTGCAAGAAATCTGGGGGAAAAGAAGCTGGTAATTCCGTTTACAGGCGATGTTAATTTCTCAGAATCCGAAGTGGTCGACAGGTTAGTTGAGATTTTCGGCAAGATCCAGATAGTTCCAGGAGTTAGTGCCGTGCAGGTGGCGGCGGCAAGATCTCAGGTTCCACTTGACAAGTCCAGAGTGATAACCATGCATGTAACCACGTCGATTGAGGACAAAAAACTCGATCTCCAGAAGGCGTTAATTGACGGGTACAGTGTTGTGTTGGTTCCAAGACCATGGCCAAGGATGCCGGAAAAACACTTTATGCAATCAGAAATTGCAAAATACTTGAAAAGAAACGGCTTTGACACATCGAGATTAAAAGTGCATGTCTACGAGTTTTTGACCACTGAAAAAGAAACCGAGTTTGTTGGTACCGTCCAAGAGCTAGAGGGAAGAGAGTTTTCGGATCTGTCTGTGATGGTCATTAATCAGACGAAGTTGGAATCATACATCAATTTCAAAGACTAG
- a CDS encoding DoxX family protein, producing the protein MEATLKGGKLHDITQLGVRLAVGVIFIVQGSGKFNEGFVGFLTNIGLPPEMQIPIALAEVVSGILLAVGVLSRISASLLSIIMLGAIFHVKGAQSLTGQGGYALDLLILACCLLVIASGPGRASISHVVKRIPRFLH; encoded by the coding sequence ATGGAAGCAACTCTGAAGGGAGGCAAGCTGCACGATATCACACAGTTGGGAGTAAGATTGGCAGTAGGCGTAATTTTTATCGTACAGGGCTCGGGCAAATTCAATGAAGGTTTTGTCGGATTTCTTACCAACATAGGGCTTCCGCCCGAGATGCAGATTCCCATAGCGCTAGCAGAGGTAGTTTCAGGGATTCTACTGGCAGTTGGAGTTCTGAGCAGAATCTCGGCATCGCTGCTTTCAATCATCATGCTTGGAGCCATCTTCCATGTAAAGGGAGCCCAGAGTCTTACGGGTCAGGGAGGATATGCGCTAGACTTGCTTATTCTTGCGTGTTGTCTACTAGTAATAGCTTCAGGCCCCGGAAGGGCGTCAATATCGCACGTGGTAAAAAGAATTCCAAGATTTCTACACTAG
- a CDS encoding tRNA (5-methylaminomethyl-2-thiouridylate)-methyltransferase, protein MEEKKKVVALLSGGLDSQLAVKMMQSQGFEVSAVAIKTPFCDFDCGRGCGFEIRERADSLGVDLKTVYLGDEYIEMLKHPKHGFGAGMNPCIDCRAMMFKAAKKHMEEIGAEFIISGEVLGQRPMSQHGPALRTIEKESDLEGYIVRPLSAALLPKTIPEEHGLIKRENLGMIKGRSRRTQLQLAKEFGIENPPNAGGGCLLTDPAFGKRAKDLLAHVENPTINDIDLLKIGRHFRLDEKTKLVVGRNKDENEMIKALALPNDLIFYAKDHMGPTAVLRGENVQTFAQLCASITLRYSDAPRESTGIVVVEKNNGVEKLEISTIGAQEQDYLPLRV, encoded by the coding sequence TTGGAAGAAAAAAAGAAAGTTGTCGCACTGCTCTCTGGCGGACTAGACAGCCAGCTTGCCGTAAAAATGATGCAAAGTCAAGGATTTGAAGTGTCCGCCGTTGCGATCAAGACCCCTTTTTGTGATTTTGATTGTGGTAGGGGATGTGGATTTGAGATAAGGGAGAGGGCCGACTCACTAGGGGTCGATCTAAAGACAGTATATCTTGGAGATGAATATATCGAAATGCTAAAACATCCAAAACATGGCTTTGGCGCCGGAATGAATCCATGTATTGATTGCAGAGCAATGATGTTCAAGGCCGCAAAAAAACACATGGAGGAGATTGGCGCCGAATTTATCATATCTGGAGAAGTGTTAGGACAAAGACCAATGAGTCAACACGGACCCGCATTAAGAACCATAGAGAAAGAATCTGATCTTGAAGGCTATATCGTACGACCCCTGTCTGCAGCATTACTGCCAAAAACAATCCCAGAAGAGCATGGTCTGATAAAAAGAGAGAATCTTGGAATGATCAAAGGCAGATCAAGAAGAACACAACTTCAACTTGCAAAAGAGTTTGGAATAGAAAATCCTCCTAACGCAGGTGGGGGATGCCTCTTGACTGACCCCGCATTTGGAAAACGCGCAAAAGATCTTCTTGCTCACGTGGAAAATCCTACCATCAACGACATTGATCTGTTAAAAATCGGTAGACACTTCAGATTAGATGAAAAAACGAAACTGGTTGTTGGACGAAACAAAGACGAGAATGAGATGATCAAAGCTCTTGCACTTCCAAACGATTTGATATTTTATGCAAAGGATCATATGGGGCCCACAGCAGTACTGCGAGGAGAAAACGTGCAAACATTTGCACAACTTTGCGCATCAATAACACTAAGATATTCTGATGCGCCAAGGGAATCCACTGGCATAGTTGTAGTCGAAAAAAACAACGGCGTAGAAAAATTAGAGATTTCTACAATCGGTGCACAAGAGCAAGACTATCTGCCCCTTCGAGTTTAG
- a CDS encoding M24 family metallopeptidase codes for MRDRRKRLLKYAADVNCNVLVTFEPENLFYMTGFWGEAIGVLEAGKTTIIAPELEVGRAKKESVDCQVVTAERGVGLVASLIARIKGKKICTDCQSYTTMQLLRKSVPSIKHSTEPFYRAREIKDEKEITILKKASKIIDQMYEVCADKMYVGQKESQLQSMLMSFANEHGMFSTGYRSTLNPLIIAGGPNGALPHAQVTDRKFVKGDLVVVDLTLRYKGYVSDATRTFGVGKVSEIAKQAYEIVKESQSAGLKTVRPGISCKAVDDACREYINKKEFGQYFIHSTGHGIGLEVHEFPTISQKSQVILQNNMAITVEPGIYIPKKFGVRIEDSVIVRDRPLVLHKFTKDLIIV; via the coding sequence GTGCGTGATAGAAGAAAAAGGCTGCTAAAGTACGCAGCCGATGTAAATTGCAATGTTTTAGTCACATTTGAGCCTGAAAACCTATTTTACATGACAGGATTTTGGGGCGAGGCGATCGGTGTTTTAGAGGCTGGCAAAACCACCATAATTGCACCCGAGCTTGAGGTAGGGCGAGCAAAAAAGGAGTCAGTTGATTGTCAGGTAGTTACAGCAGAGCGCGGAGTTGGCCTTGTGGCCTCTCTGATTGCTAGAATAAAGGGCAAAAAGATCTGCACCGACTGTCAATCATACACTACTATGCAACTGCTCCGTAAATCGGTTCCCAGTATAAAACATTCTACTGAGCCATTCTATCGTGCCAGAGAGATAAAAGACGAAAAAGAGATCACGATCCTCAAAAAAGCATCAAAAATCATTGATCAGATGTATGAGGTATGTGCAGATAAGATGTACGTAGGGCAAAAGGAGTCGCAGCTGCAATCCATGTTAATGTCGTTTGCGAACGAGCACGGCATGTTCAGCACTGGGTATCGCTCAACACTCAATCCGCTAATAATTGCAGGGGGGCCGAATGGGGCATTACCGCATGCACAAGTGACAGACAGAAAGTTTGTCAAAGGGGATCTGGTAGTAGTTGATCTTACCCTAAGATACAAAGGATATGTAAGTGATGCGACTAGAACATTTGGTGTTGGTAAAGTAAGCGAGATAGCAAAGCAGGCGTATGAAATTGTCAAGGAATCTCAAAGTGCAGGACTCAAGACTGTAAGGCCGGGAATTTCCTGCAAAGCTGTTGATGATGCATGCAGAGAATACATCAACAAAAAAGAATTTGGCCAATACTTTATTCATTCTACAGGTCATGGAATCGGACTTGAAGTGCATGAATTCCCAACAATCAGTCAAAAGAGCCAAGTCATCTTGCAGAATAATATGGCAATAACAGTTGAGCCTGGAATCTACATTCCCAAAAAGTTCGGTGTGCGTATTGAGGATTCTGTGATTGTAAGGGACAGGCCTCTTGTCTTGCACAAGTTTACAAAAGATTTGATTATAGTTTAG